A portion of the Burkholderia pseudomultivorans genome contains these proteins:
- a CDS encoding complex I NDUFA9 subunit family protein, with product MDRQTVALLGGTGFVGSRLVNALIEAGKQVRIGTRRREHARHLSMLPVEIVELDALDARTLARFVAGAHAAVNLVGVLHGGRGTPYGPGFERAHVALPAALASACIEVGVRRVLHMSALGADSHGPSMYQRSKGDGEAALHAVAATDSLALTIFRPSVLFGPGDAFLNTFARLQRTLPVLPLAMPDARFQPVFVGDVVRAFVNTLDLAASYGKTYELGGPTVYTLEQLVRYCGTLAGRQARIVRLPDALARLQARVFECLPGEPVLTRDNLASMSVPNVMSGPLAPELGISPASLESIAPAYLGDAAQRSRFDWFRSRR from the coding sequence ATGGATCGCCAGACCGTCGCGCTGCTGGGCGGCACCGGCTTCGTCGGCAGCCGGCTCGTCAATGCGCTGATCGAGGCCGGCAAGCAGGTGCGGATCGGCACGCGCCGCCGCGAGCACGCGCGCCACCTGTCGATGCTGCCGGTCGAGATCGTCGAACTCGACGCGCTCGATGCGCGCACGCTCGCGCGCTTCGTCGCCGGCGCGCACGCGGCCGTCAATCTCGTCGGCGTGCTGCATGGCGGCCGCGGCACGCCGTACGGGCCCGGTTTCGAGCGTGCGCATGTCGCGCTGCCGGCCGCGCTCGCGAGCGCCTGCATCGAGGTCGGCGTGCGGCGCGTGCTGCACATGAGCGCGCTCGGCGCGGACTCGCACGGCCCCAGCATGTACCAGCGCTCGAAAGGCGACGGCGAGGCCGCGCTGCATGCGGTCGCGGCGACCGATTCGCTCGCGCTGACGATCTTCCGTCCGTCGGTGCTGTTCGGCCCCGGCGATGCGTTTCTCAATACCTTCGCGCGCCTGCAGCGCACGCTGCCCGTGCTGCCGCTCGCGATGCCCGACGCACGCTTCCAGCCGGTGTTCGTCGGCGACGTGGTGCGCGCGTTCGTCAACACGCTCGATCTCGCGGCTTCGTACGGCAAGACCTACGAGCTTGGCGGCCCGACCGTCTACACGCTCGAGCAGCTGGTGCGCTACTGCGGCACGCTGGCCGGCCGGCAGGCACGCATCGTGCGGCTGCCCGACGCGCTCGCGCGGCTGCAGGCGCGCGTGTTCGAATGCCTGCCCGGCGAGCCGGTGCTCACGCGCGACAATCTCGCGTCGATGTCGGTGCCGAACGTGATGTCCGGGCCGCTCGCGCCGGAACTCGGGATCTCGCCCGCGAGTCTCGAAAGCATCGCGCCCGCGTATCTCGGCGACGCCGCGCAGCGGTCCCGGTTCGACTGGTTCCGCTCGCGCCGCTAG
- a CDS encoding lytic transglycosylase domain-containing protein, with product MSNSLFRVYRAVALALSAATLVAGTAACAAPNDDTLPGDDQIFVQLREAARRNDAAKAAQLAAMIPNYPVPSYVEYFQIKPQLFDSTGRARVDAPDAPVQSFLQRYDGQAIADRMRNDYLLVLGARHDWRSFDDQYKRFVLDDDTQVKCYALESRAARGENVADAARALLVEPKNYGDACVDLITALTVNQQFTSDDVWQQARLAYEQNYTTLGGKIVDALGPRPVAFDQATSAPPLYLARGIGPDPVSHQLALIAISRMARNDPDAAAGMLTSIAGSLTKQEQAIAWGAIGYQGAIRRSPLASVWYAKSANAPLSNPGYEWRTRAALLAGNWPMVRWSIEQMPPSLRDDPAWIYWHARALKQSGDTLQANQEFEQVAGQFNFYGQLAGEELGQRTTIPPRTKVSDAEVDAMSKIPGFALAQRFYALNLRLEGNREWNWPLRGMTDRQLLAAAEYGKRIDLLDRTVNTADRTKAEHDFTLRYPAPYRNIVERYAQSTGLDTEWAYGLIRQESRFIISARSSVGAGGLMQLMPATAQMVAKKLGMGTITRAQMHDIDTNIQLGTWYLADIYNNFDSSPVLATAGYNAGPGRPRQWRQVLTQPVEGAIFAETIPFNETRDYVKNVLSNTVYYAALFEGKPQSLKKRLGMISP from the coding sequence ATGTCGAACAGCCTTTTCCGAGTATATCGCGCGGTCGCGCTGGCACTGTCGGCCGCCACGCTCGTCGCGGGCACGGCCGCGTGCGCCGCACCGAACGACGACACGCTCCCCGGGGATGACCAGATCTTCGTGCAGCTTCGCGAAGCCGCGCGCCGCAACGACGCCGCGAAGGCCGCACAGCTCGCCGCGATGATTCCGAACTATCCGGTGCCGTCCTACGTCGAGTATTTCCAGATCAAGCCGCAGTTGTTCGATTCGACGGGGCGCGCGCGCGTGGACGCGCCGGACGCGCCCGTGCAGTCGTTCCTGCAGCGCTACGACGGCCAGGCAATCGCCGACCGCATGCGCAACGACTATCTGCTCGTGCTGGGCGCGCGCCACGACTGGCGCAGCTTCGACGATCAATACAAGCGCTTCGTGCTCGACGACGACACGCAGGTCAAGTGCTACGCGCTCGAATCGCGCGCGGCGCGCGGCGAGAACGTCGCCGATGCGGCGCGTGCGCTGCTCGTCGAGCCGAAGAACTACGGCGACGCGTGCGTCGACCTGATCACCGCGCTGACGGTCAACCAGCAGTTCACGAGCGACGACGTGTGGCAGCAGGCGCGTCTCGCGTACGAACAGAACTACACGACGCTCGGCGGCAAGATCGTCGACGCGCTCGGTCCGCGCCCGGTCGCGTTCGACCAGGCGACGAGCGCGCCGCCGCTGTATCTCGCGCGCGGCATCGGCCCCGACCCTGTGTCGCACCAGCTCGCGCTGATCGCAATCAGCCGCATGGCGCGCAACGATCCCGACGCAGCAGCAGGGATGCTCACGTCGATCGCCGGCTCGCTGACGAAGCAGGAGCAGGCGATCGCGTGGGGCGCGATCGGCTACCAGGGCGCGATCAGGCGCTCGCCGCTGGCGTCGGTCTGGTACGCGAAATCCGCGAATGCGCCGCTGTCGAACCCGGGCTACGAATGGCGCACGCGCGCGGCACTGCTCGCCGGCAACTGGCCGATGGTGCGCTGGTCGATCGAGCAGATGCCGCCGTCGCTGCGCGACGATCCGGCCTGGATCTACTGGCATGCGCGCGCGCTCAAGCAGAGCGGCGACACGCTGCAGGCGAACCAGGAATTCGAGCAGGTCGCGGGCCAGTTCAACTTCTACGGGCAGCTCGCCGGTGAAGAGCTCGGCCAGCGCACGACGATCCCGCCGCGCACGAAGGTGAGCGACGCCGAGGTCGACGCGATGAGCAAGATCCCGGGCTTCGCGCTCGCGCAGCGCTTCTACGCGCTGAACCTGCGCCTCGAAGGCAACCGCGAATGGAACTGGCCGCTGCGCGGGATGACCGATCGCCAGCTGCTCGCGGCCGCCGAATACGGCAAGCGCATCGACCTGCTCGACCGCACCGTCAACACGGCCGACCGCACCAAGGCCGAGCACGACTTCACGCTGCGCTATCCGGCGCCGTACCGCAATATCGTCGAGCGTTACGCGCAGTCGACGGGCCTCGACACCGAATGGGCCTACGGGCTGATCCGCCAGGAATCGCGCTTCATCATCAGCGCGCGTTCGTCGGTGGGTGCGGGCGGCCTGATGCAGCTGATGCCGGCGACGGCCCAGATGGTCGCGAAGAAGCTCGGCATGGGCACCATCACGCGCGCGCAGATGCACGACATCGATACCAACATCCAGCTGGGCACCTGGTATCTGGCGGACATCTACAACAACTTCGACAGCTCGCCGGTGCTGGCCACCGCGGGCTACAACGCGGGCCCCGGCCGGCCGCGCCAGTGGCGCCAGGTGTTGACGCAGCCCGTCGAAGGCGCGATCTTCGCGGAGACGATTCCGTTCAACGAGACGCGCGACTACGTGAAGAACGTACTGTCGAACACCGTCTACTACGCGGCGCTCTTCGAGGGCAAACCGCAGTCGTTGAAGAAACGTCTAGGCATGATCTCGCCCTGA
- a CDS encoding 5-formyltetrahydrofolate cyclo-ligase, which produces MEHELSESIARNPVPNPKVALRKTLSGARRDAASQPAANAALDARLRALLERLAPRTVGFYWPLPGEFDARDAVLAWRAADAGRCAALPVIGERHTPLAFHAWDADTPMREGHHRIPEPASGIVVVPDLLLIPCVGFDAQRYRLGYGGGYYDRTLAAWPGDALPVTVGIAYEACRVDALPAEAHDLAMRWVVTDGALYPSIE; this is translated from the coding sequence ATGGAGCACGAATTGAGCGAAAGCATAGCACGCAACCCTGTGCCGAACCCGAAGGTTGCGCTGCGCAAAACGCTGTCCGGCGCGCGTCGCGACGCTGCGTCGCAACCCGCCGCGAACGCCGCGCTCGACGCCCGGCTGCGCGCGCTGCTCGAGCGGCTCGCGCCGCGCACGGTCGGCTTCTACTGGCCGCTGCCGGGCGAATTCGACGCGCGCGACGCGGTGCTCGCGTGGCGCGCGGCCGACGCCGGCCGGTGCGCGGCGCTGCCCGTGATCGGCGAGCGTCATACGCCGCTCGCGTTCCATGCGTGGGATGCCGATACGCCGATGCGCGAAGGCCATCACCGGATTCCGGAGCCCGCGTCGGGAATCGTCGTCGTGCCCGATCTATTGCTGATTCCGTGCGTGGGATTCGATGCGCAGCGCTACCGGCTCGGCTACGGCGGCGGCTATTACGACCGCACGCTCGCCGCGTGGCCCGGCGACGCGCTGCCGGTGACGGTCGGCATCGCGTACGAAGCGTGCCGCGTCGATGCGCTGCCGGCCGAAGCGCACGATCTCGCGATGCGCTGGGTCGTCACGGACGGCGCGCTCTATCCGTCCATCGAATGA
- a CDS encoding winged helix DNA-binding protein, producing the protein MKRHPTRIVSSEHLVSDSSAELSELEYGLIMAGNAFNRWMVRCMSAAGAKDMTAVEVSLLHHVSHRERKKKLADICFVLNIEDTHVATYALKKLIARGYVKSEKSGKEVFFFATEAGRDLCLKYREVREHCLIETLKDSGLTNEQIGDAAQLLRHASGLYDTAARAAASL; encoded by the coding sequence ATGAAGCGTCATCCGACCAGGATCGTGTCGTCCGAACACCTCGTTTCCGATTCGAGCGCGGAGCTGTCGGAGCTCGAATACGGGCTCATCATGGCCGGCAATGCGTTCAACCGCTGGATGGTGCGCTGCATGTCGGCGGCGGGCGCGAAGGACATGACGGCGGTCGAGGTGTCGCTGCTGCATCACGTCAGCCATCGCGAACGCAAGAAGAAGCTCGCCGACATCTGCTTCGTGCTCAATATCGAGGATACGCACGTCGCGACCTATGCGCTGAAAAAACTGATTGCCCGCGGCTATGTGAAAAGCGAAAAGAGCGGCAAGGAAGTGTTCTTCTTCGCGACCGAGGCGGGGCGCGACCTCTGCCTGAAATATCGCGAGGTGCGCGAGCACTGCCTGATCGAGACGCTGAAGGACAGCGGGCTCACCAACGAGCAGATCGGCGACGCGGCGCAGCTGCTGCGCCATGCGTCGGGACTCTACGACACGGCCGCACGCGCGGCGGCTTCGCTGTAA
- the pxpB gene encoding 5-oxoprolinase subunit PxpB codes for MTQPRIYPLGDTALVCEVPPPATLDCQRRVWAVAEAARAWPDVVDVVPGMNNLTIVFDALATTAESLTPLLHDAWQTADVEHADGRDVEIPVVYGGANGPDLAAVAAHTGLSADEVVARHAAGEYVVFFVGFQPGFAYLGGLDASLHTPRRAAPRLEVPAGSVGIGGAQTGLYPTTSPGGWQLIGRTSQVLFDPTRQPPTLLLPGDRVRFTIAGVDAT; via the coding sequence ATGACGCAACCCCGCATCTATCCGCTCGGCGACACCGCCCTCGTGTGCGAAGTGCCGCCGCCCGCCACGCTCGACTGCCAGCGCCGCGTCTGGGCCGTCGCCGAGGCCGCGCGCGCGTGGCCCGACGTCGTCGACGTCGTGCCGGGCATGAACAATCTGACGATCGTGTTCGATGCGCTCGCCACCACCGCCGAGTCGCTGACGCCGCTGCTGCACGACGCGTGGCAGACGGCCGACGTCGAGCACGCGGACGGCCGCGACGTCGAGATTCCGGTCGTATACGGCGGGGCGAACGGCCCGGACCTGGCCGCCGTCGCCGCGCACACGGGGCTGTCGGCCGACGAGGTCGTCGCGCGGCATGCGGCCGGCGAATACGTGGTGTTCTTCGTCGGCTTCCAGCCGGGCTTCGCGTATCTCGGCGGGCTCGACGCGTCGCTGCATACGCCGCGCCGCGCGGCGCCGCGCCTCGAAGTGCCGGCCGGCTCGGTCGGCATCGGCGGCGCGCAGACGGGCCTCTATCCGACCACCTCGCCCGGCGGCTGGCAGCTGATCGGCCGCACGTCGCAGGTGCTGTTCGACCCGACGCGGCAGCCGCCGACGCTGCTGCTGCCCGGCGACCGGGTGCGCTTCACCATTGCGGGAGTCGACGCGACATGA
- a CDS encoding biotin-dependent carboxyltransferase family protein: MSQSKAPGTIEVVRAGPLSTVQDLGRRGARHLGVAQGGALDGLALEVGNRLVGNRPDAAAVEITFGPATFRFTRATRIAITGTEFGATLDGKPVYSWWSLPVDAGQTLVLPAAKRGMRGYLCIAGGIDVLPMLGSRSTDLASRFGGLGGRALRDGDRLPVGVPPAGIGCLAPDAPEFGVKAPAWCAFVRVDEPPRRHRPAHAPWAMPVRVLPGPDYASFSADSQQAFWDEEWLVTANSNRMGYRLAGVELVRERPAELLSHAVLPGTIQVPPNGQPIVLMHDAQTTGGYPKIGSVIRADLWKLAQARLNLPIRFVRTTPDAARAALAAERAYLRQIDVAIDMREEARRRTQSQAA, encoded by the coding sequence ATGAGCCAGAGCAAAGCGCCGGGCACCATCGAGGTGGTGCGGGCCGGCCCGCTGTCGACGGTGCAGGATCTCGGGCGCCGCGGCGCGCGCCATCTCGGCGTCGCGCAGGGCGGCGCGCTCGACGGCCTCGCGCTCGAGGTCGGCAACCGGCTCGTCGGCAACCGCCCGGACGCGGCGGCCGTCGAGATCACGTTCGGCCCCGCCACGTTCCGCTTCACGCGCGCGACGCGCATCGCGATCACCGGCACCGAGTTCGGCGCGACGCTCGACGGCAAGCCCGTCTATTCGTGGTGGAGCCTGCCGGTCGATGCCGGCCAGACGCTCGTGCTGCCGGCCGCGAAGCGCGGCATGCGCGGCTATCTGTGCATCGCGGGCGGCATCGACGTGCTGCCGATGCTCGGCTCGCGCAGCACCGATCTCGCGTCGCGCTTCGGCGGCCTCGGCGGCCGCGCGCTGCGCGACGGCGATCGTCTTCCGGTCGGTGTGCCGCCGGCCGGCATCGGGTGCCTCGCGCCCGACGCACCCGAGTTCGGCGTGAAGGCGCCGGCGTGGTGCGCCTTCGTGCGCGTCGACGAACCGCCGCGCCGCCACCGTCCCGCGCATGCGCCGTGGGCGATGCCCGTGCGCGTGCTGCCGGGCCCCGACTACGCGTCGTTCTCGGCCGATTCGCAGCAGGCGTTCTGGGATGAGGAATGGCTCGTCACCGCGAACAGCAACCGGATGGGCTATCGTCTCGCGGGCGTCGAGCTCGTGCGCGAGCGGCCGGCCGAGCTGCTGTCGCACGCGGTGCTGCCCGGCACGATCCAGGTGCCGCCGAACGGCCAGCCGATCGTGCTGATGCATGACGCGCAGACGACCGGCGGTTATCCGAAGATCGGCTCGGTGATCCGCGCGGATCTGTGGAAGCTCGCCCAGGCGCGGCTCAACCTGCCGATCCGCTTCGTGCGCACGACGCCCGACGCCGCGCGCGCCGCGCTCGCCGCGGAACGCGCCTATCTGCGGCAGATCGACGTCGCGATCGACATGCGCGAGGAGGCGCGTCGCCGCACGCAATCGCAAGCGGCGTGA
- the pxpA gene encoding 5-oxoprolinase subunit PxpA: MEIDLNADLGEGCGSDEALLDLVTSANIACGWHAGGANAMRDCVRWAVQKGVSIGAHPSFHDPENFGRKEMQLPAGDIYAGVLYQLGALSAIAQAEGGRIAHVKPHGALYNQAARDPMIADAVVSAIHDFDPSLAVFGLANSVFVAAARNAGLAAVEEVFADRGYRADGSLVPRSQPGALIDDEDAVLARTLDMVRDRQVRAVSGEWVPLNAQTVCLHGDGPHALAFARRIREALEKAGVEVAAPGALQTDEGV, translated from the coding sequence ATGGAAATCGATCTGAACGCCGATCTCGGCGAAGGATGCGGATCGGACGAGGCGCTGCTCGACCTCGTCACGTCGGCGAACATCGCATGCGGATGGCATGCAGGCGGCGCCAACGCAATGCGCGACTGCGTACGCTGGGCCGTGCAGAAAGGCGTGTCGATCGGCGCGCACCCGAGCTTCCACGATCCGGAGAATTTCGGCCGCAAGGAAATGCAGCTGCCGGCCGGCGACATCTACGCGGGCGTGCTGTACCAGCTCGGCGCGCTGTCGGCGATCGCGCAGGCCGAGGGCGGCCGCATCGCGCACGTGAAGCCGCACGGCGCGCTGTACAACCAGGCCGCGCGCGACCCGATGATCGCCGACGCGGTCGTGTCGGCGATCCACGATTTCGATCCGTCGCTCGCGGTGTTCGGGCTCGCGAACAGCGTGTTCGTCGCGGCCGCGCGCAACGCGGGGCTCGCCGCGGTGGAGGAAGTGTTCGCCGATCGCGGCTATCGCGCGGACGGCTCGCTCGTGCCGCGCAGCCAGCCCGGCGCGCTGATCGACGACGAGGACGCGGTGCTCGCGCGCACGCTCGACATGGTGCGCGACCGGCAGGTGCGCGCGGTGAGCGGCGAATGGGTGCCGCTCAATGCGCAGACGGTTTGCCTGCACGGCGACGGACCGCATGCGCTCGCGTTCGCGCGAAGGATTCGGGAGGCGCTGGAAAAGGCGGGGGTGGAGGTGGCGGCGCCGGGGGCGTTGCAGACCGACGAAGGCGTGTAA
- a CDS encoding TraB/GumN family protein, producing MPERLAARASAVRRSGAGSARMMRACRCARRWSVRTVTGAALAGACLAAGISVPVEAARAEGRAPATSPIHPSQVPPPGMSLPGFHVPPSGSNGTVARGAVRVQPARMPFYVATRGRVTLYVLGTLHTGDPSDYPSAQPFRPRILAALAASPTLALELSPDDLLESQDDVSKYGVCRYACLPRLLPEPLWQRLAARLRGNPAALAEIRKMRPWLASLVVETYDSLSAGLQTEYGTEAQLQNVFLKKKGGRVIGLETLAEQMRAFTGLTLAEQREMLAQDMVQTPAQNADDIKSLHRLWRIGDADAIAAWAVAKSERLARSKALSASIDNKILYDRNRRFVARMTAIAAPNRPLFVAIGALHLGGPRGVLELLRQQGYSVDAN from the coding sequence ATGCCTGAACGGTTGGCGGCGCGCGCGTCGGCGGTGCGCCGTTCCGGAGCCGGCAGCGCGCGGATGATGCGCGCCTGCCGCTGCGCGCGGCGCTGGAGCGTGCGCACCGTGACGGGCGCGGCGCTGGCCGGCGCTTGCCTGGCGGCCGGCATCAGCGTGCCGGTCGAGGCCGCGCGCGCCGAGGGGCGCGCGCCGGCCACCTCGCCGATCCATCCGTCGCAGGTGCCGCCGCCCGGCATGAGCCTGCCGGGCTTCCACGTGCCGCCGTCCGGGTCGAACGGCACGGTCGCGCGCGGCGCGGTGCGCGTGCAGCCGGCGCGCATGCCGTTCTACGTCGCGACGCGCGGCAGGGTCACGCTGTACGTGCTCGGCACGCTGCATACGGGCGACCCGTCCGATTACCCGAGCGCGCAGCCGTTCCGGCCGCGCATCCTCGCGGCGCTCGCCGCGTCGCCGACGCTTGCGCTCGAGCTGTCGCCCGACGATCTGCTCGAATCGCAGGACGACGTGTCGAAGTACGGCGTGTGCCGTTACGCGTGCCTGCCGCGCCTGCTGCCCGAACCGCTGTGGCAGCGGCTCGCGGCGCGCCTGCGCGGCAACCCGGCTGCGCTCGCCGAGATCCGCAAGATGCGGCCTTGGCTCGCGTCGCTCGTCGTCGAGACCTACGACTCGCTGTCGGCCGGCCTGCAGACCGAGTACGGCACCGAGGCGCAGCTGCAGAACGTGTTCCTGAAGAAGAAGGGCGGCCGCGTGATCGGGCTCGAGACGCTGGCCGAGCAGATGCGCGCGTTCACGGGGCTGACGCTCGCCGAGCAGCGCGAGATGCTCGCGCAGGACATGGTGCAGACGCCGGCGCAGAACGCCGACGACATCAAGTCGCTGCACCGACTGTGGCGAATTGGCGACGCCGATGCGATCGCCGCGTGGGCGGTCGCGAAGAGCGAACGGCTCGCGCGTTCGAAGGCGCTGTCGGCGTCGATCGACAACAAGATCCTGTACGACCGCAACCGGCGCTTTGTTGCACGAATGACGGCAATCGCGGCGCCGAACCGGCCGCTGTTCGTCGCGATCGGCGCGCTGCATCTGGGCGGCCCGCGCGGCGTGCTCGAATTGTTGCGTCAACAAGGTTACAGCGTCGACGCGAACTGA
- a CDS encoding peptide ABC transporter ATP-binding protein codes for MNAVHETRATPHDEDVLVADGLAKHYTVKRGMFGQGTVKALNGVSFSLKRGRTLAVVGESGCGKSTLARQLTMIETPTAGSLTIDGKNVAGASRDTVAQLRRQVQMVFQNPFASLNPRKTVEQTLGEPLEINTNLTVAERAQRIAQIMRTVGLRPEHAKRYPHMFSGGQRQRVAIARAMILDPRIVVADEPVSALDVSIQAQILNLFMDLQEQFKTSYVFISHNLAVVEHVADDVMVMYFGSVAELGDKATIYARPRHPYTRALMSATPAIFEEDRRVQIKLQGELPSPLNPPSGCAFHQRCPYAVERCRVEEPQLRDVDGRRVACHRAEEVGEANA; via the coding sequence ATGAATGCTGTCCACGAAACGCGTGCCACGCCGCACGACGAGGACGTCCTGGTGGCCGACGGGCTCGCGAAGCACTACACGGTGAAGCGCGGGATGTTCGGGCAGGGCACGGTGAAGGCGCTGAACGGCGTGTCGTTCTCGCTGAAGCGCGGCAGGACGCTGGCCGTCGTCGGCGAGTCGGGCTGCGGGAAGTCGACGCTTGCGCGCCAGCTGACGATGATCGAGACGCCGACCGCGGGCAGCCTGACGATCGACGGCAAGAACGTGGCCGGCGCGAGCCGCGACACGGTCGCGCAGTTGCGCCGCCAGGTGCAGATGGTGTTTCAGAACCCGTTCGCGTCGCTGAACCCGCGCAAGACCGTCGAGCAGACGCTCGGCGAGCCGCTCGAGATCAACACGAACCTGACCGTCGCCGAGCGCGCGCAGCGCATCGCGCAGATCATGCGCACGGTCGGGCTGCGGCCCGAGCACGCGAAGCGCTATCCGCACATGTTCTCGGGCGGCCAGCGGCAGCGCGTCGCGATCGCGCGCGCGATGATCCTCGACCCGCGCATCGTCGTCGCCGACGAGCCGGTGTCCGCGCTCGACGTGTCGATCCAGGCGCAGATCCTGAACCTGTTCATGGATCTGCAGGAGCAGTTCAAGACGAGCTACGTGTTCATCTCGCACAACCTGGCGGTGGTCGAGCACGTCGCGGACGACGTAATGGTGATGTACTTCGGCAGCGTCGCCGAGCTCGGCGACAAGGCGACCATCTATGCGCGTCCGCGCCATCCGTACACGCGCGCGCTGATGTCGGCGACGCCGGCGATCTTCGAGGAAGACCGCCGCGTGCAGATCAAGCTGCAGGGCGAACTGCCGTCGCCGCTCAATCCGCCGTCGGGCTGCGCGTTCCACCAGCGCTGCCCGTACGCGGTCGAGCGCTGCCGTGTCGAGGAACCGCAGCTGCGCGACGTCGACGGACGCCGCGTGGCCTGCCATCGCGCCGAGGAGGTGGGGGAGGCGAATGCCTGA
- a CDS encoding ABC transporter ATP-binding protein has translation MKQDLLTIRNLAVNFNGLPAVDRIDLSIAPGEVVGVVGESGSGKSVTMMALMGLIDAPGRVTADEVRFDGVDLLKASPKARRKIVGKDIAMVFQDALTSLNPSYTVGYQIKEVLKLHEGLRGDALHRRALELLDQVGIPDAKNRIASFPHQMSGGMNQRVMIAMAVACNPKLLIADEPTTALDVTIQAQIMDLLVKLQKERGMALVLISHDLAVVSEVAQRVAVMYAGEIIETNRVPDIFRAPHHPYTEALLAAIPEHNKGARRLAALPGMVPGRDDRPSGCLFAPRCKYVVDDCRKARPALDALAAGNDAMRARCIKPLNLTNLDLTGGAR, from the coding sequence ATGAAACAAGACCTTCTGACCATCCGCAATCTCGCGGTGAACTTCAATGGCCTGCCCGCTGTCGACCGGATCGACCTGTCGATCGCGCCGGGCGAGGTGGTGGGCGTCGTCGGCGAATCGGGCTCGGGCAAGAGCGTGACGATGATGGCGCTGATGGGCCTGATCGATGCGCCGGGCAGGGTGACGGCCGACGAGGTCAGGTTCGACGGCGTCGACCTGCTGAAGGCGTCGCCGAAGGCGCGCCGCAAGATCGTCGGCAAGGACATCGCGATGGTGTTCCAGGACGCGCTGACGAGCCTGAACCCGAGCTACACGGTCGGCTACCAGATCAAGGAGGTGCTGAAGCTGCACGAAGGCCTGCGCGGCGACGCGCTGCACCGGCGCGCGCTCGAACTGCTCGACCAGGTCGGCATTCCCGATGCGAAGAATCGCATCGCGTCGTTTCCGCACCAGATGTCGGGCGGGATGAACCAGCGCGTGATGATCGCGATGGCCGTCGCCTGCAACCCGAAGCTGCTGATCGCCGACGAGCCGACCACCGCGCTCGACGTGACGATCCAGGCGCAGATCATGGATCTGCTGGTGAAGCTGCAGAAGGAGCGCGGGATGGCGCTCGTGCTGATCTCGCACGATCTCGCCGTGGTGTCCGAGGTCGCGCAGCGCGTCGCGGTGATGTACGCGGGCGAGATCATCGAGACCAACCGCGTGCCCGACATCTTCCGCGCGCCGCATCATCCGTACACGGAAGCGCTGCTCGCGGCGATTCCCGAGCACAATAAGGGGGCGCGTCGCCTTGCCGCATTGCCGGGCATGGTGCCGGGCCGCGATGATCGCCCGTCCGGCTGCCTGTTCGCGCCGCGCTGCAAGTACGTCGTCGACGACTGCCGCAAGGCGCGCCCGGCGCTCGACGCGCTGGCGGCCGGCAACGACGCGATGCGCGCGCGCTGCATCAAGCCGCTCAACCTGACTAACCTCGACCTGACGGGAGGCGCACGATGA
- a CDS encoding ABC transporter permease subunit: protein MSNLQNTLPSESAPAGGRALALREFWANFSRNRGAVGAGIVVLALIFVALLAPVLAPHSPVEQYRDFVKIPPAWLEGGNWKFILGTDEAGRDILSRLMFGARMSFWIGFVSVVLALIPGIVLGLVAAFFQKWADTPVMRIMDVLLALPSLLLAVAVVAIIGPGLTNTMFAIAIVALPAYVRLTRASALGELQKEYVTASRVAGAGTLRLMFSQVLPNCTAPLIVQATLGFSSAILDAAALGFLGLGVQPPTAEWGAMLASARDYIDNAWWIVTMPGLSILISVLAINLLGDGLRDALDPKLKRMA, encoded by the coding sequence ATGAGCAATCTGCAAAACACCCTGCCGAGCGAATCCGCGCCGGCCGGCGGCCGCGCGCTCGCGCTGCGCGAATTCTGGGCCAATTTCTCGCGCAACCGCGGCGCGGTCGGTGCGGGCATCGTCGTGCTCGCGCTGATCTTCGTCGCGCTGCTCGCGCCGGTGCTCGCGCCGCACAGCCCGGTCGAGCAATACCGCGACTTCGTGAAGATTCCGCCCGCGTGGCTCGAAGGCGGCAACTGGAAGTTCATCCTCGGCACCGACGAAGCGGGCCGCGACATCCTTTCGCGGCTGATGTTCGGCGCGCGCATGTCGTTCTGGATCGGCTTCGTGTCGGTCGTGCTCGCGCTGATCCCCGGCATCGTGCTCGGGCTGGTCGCCGCGTTCTTCCAGAAGTGGGCCGACACGCCGGTGATGCGCATCATGGACGTGCTGCTCGCGCTGCCGTCGCTGCTGCTCGCGGTCGCGGTCGTCGCGATCATCGGCCCGGGCCTGACCAACACGATGTTCGCGATCGCGATCGTCGCGCTGCCGGCCTATGTGCGCCTGACGCGCGCCTCGGCGCTCGGCGAGCTTCAGAAGGAGTACGTGACGGCGTCGCGCGTGGCGGGCGCCGGTACGCTGCGACTGATGTTCTCGCAGGTGCTGCCGAACTGCACGGCGCCGCTGATCGTGCAGGCGACGCTCGGCTTCTCGTCGGCGATCCTCGACGCGGCCGCGCTCGGCTTCCTCGGCCTCGGCGTGCAGCCGCCGACCGCCGAGTGGGGCGCGATGCTGGCGTCCGCGCGCGACTACATCGACAACGCATGGTGGATCGTGACGATGCCGGGCCTGTCGATCCTGATTTCGGTGCTCGCGATCAACCTGCTCGGCGACGGGCTGCGCGACGCGCTCGATCCCAAACTGAAACGGATGGCCTGA